Proteins from one Gasterosteus aculeatus chromosome 11, fGasAcu3.hap1.1, whole genome shotgun sequence genomic window:
- the srrm2 gene encoding serine/arginine repetitive matrix protein 2 isoform X2, which produces MYNGIGLTTPRGSGTNGYVQRNLSSLRVKRPRDERGGERDEKDRERLESQLNRQPNADILEHQRKRQLEVKCAELQDMMEEQGYSAEEIDEKVNTFRMMLQEQQEPAPVPSDRPTATETHALAAANQQKNDRLRAAFGISSDYVDGSSFHADRKEREKEKKEQERLERERQQKYTLVEDSDHSDSPPKKRSRKKKKKNKNRDGSESPSPSPRREKKKSKKKKKKSGMSEEEGGESSSDEKQTSKKKTKKNQSPPVRHRGASSSSADSPSPAPLRSRQPDQTVRTADEGRKGRSPERRRPGQGGEGKRSDHGREKETQGDVEKTSKRRHDSSSPSPPPQAEKNKEREKGRRSRSREVEKGRRSRSREVEKGRRSRSREVVKGRRSRSREVEKGRRSRSREVVKGRRSRSREVEKGRRSKSREVEKGRRSKSREVVKGRRSKSREVVKGRRSRSREVEKGRRSKSREVEKGRRSRSREVEKGRRSKSREVVKGRRSKSREVEKGRRSRSREVVKGRRSRSREKREKGKESAPQRARHDSSSSRSPSPPPPPPLKPEMRERSRDTAREKDRNKLDKKRRDSSSPSPPPVKERRERSAERERRTERAPNSRQTNETRRDAGKRLEKEASPTRRRDRGRSSPVSNGCQRGKEGESVKEKERPPNMQREQEGGRKRDEEVRSTAESRRGAGKGDEKTSPVRKEKRRDDKEKGGSGSSSGSSSSGSSSSSSGSDSDSSSSSSSSSSSSEDEGKAKKEKSAPAAVSAAVERYLANGRKESPASAREGAGPPPSQGRREGGGDKREKQRPPAESNKGQERYSPTQMDSPSPPPSGRAQPARSSPSEARADRTRGAGERERRGDRDTARRPARTSPSARRSRSPSPKHTTSSPPRRTPPRQYQEPPPRSRRASPPPDRQRERDRERERDRERERDRERERDRERDRERERERERDRERERERERDRERERERDRERVTGRGRSRSPRRRNRSRSRSPRRQSPPNRLRRSASPQRRRRRSSRSVSREPARGREAERIRPREQERPRVKEPLLPKEDPQPHRSYSSSSSSSGSSSSSSSSSSSPSPQRTKEAKAPAESEEEKEDGGQKGGPPRDSSHNLSSGSRSSQLDSRRSDAPPRKSPPDTKPPPRGPSGKGSPGTTPPPPQPPARSEGDVNGKEESGNKKANQSSSSSSSSSSSSSSSSSSSSSSSSSDNSDSEEEQGKGTIKAQSSASSSENEKETSKKSPAPPQRVPADSLRDSRSLSYSPPKYLRAAPASPSRRSGGRASPSRSAGSRRRK; this is translated from the exons GTATTCAGCCGAAGAAATTGATGAGAAAGTCAACACTTTCCGCATGatgctgcaggagcagcaggagccggCTCCCGTCCCCTCGGACAGACCAAC GGCCACAGAGACTCACGCTCTGGCCGCCGCCAACCAGCAGAAGAACGACCGCCTCCGCGCCGCCTTCGGCATCTCCAGCGACTACGTGGACGGCTCGTCCTTCCACGCCGACcgcaaggagagagagaaggagaagaaggagcaggagcggctggagagggagaggcagcagaaatacAC CCTGGTGGAGGATTCCGATCATTCTGATTCTCCTCCCAAGAAGCGCAGtcggaagaagaaaaagaaaaacaagaatagAGACGG CTCAGAGAGTCCGTCCCCGTCTCCCCgacgagagaagaagaaatccaaaaagaagaagaagaaaag TGGGATGtccgaggaggaaggaggagaaag CTCTTCAGATGAGAAGCAGACGTCAAAGAAGAAAACCAAGAAGAATCAAAGTCCTCCGGTGCGACACAGAggcgcctcctccagctccgccgACAG CCCGTCTCCGGCGCCGCTGAGATCACGGCAACCGGACCAGACTGTGAGGACCGCTGAtgaggggagaaaggggagaTCCCCAGAGAGGAGGCGACCTGgtcagggaggagaaggg AAGAGGTCCGACcatgggagagaaaaggagacgcAGGGTGACGTGGAGAAGACCTCCAAGAGGAGACATGACTCCTCGTCCCCTTCCCCACCTCCgcaggcagaaaaaaacaaggagagggagaaagggaggcgaTCCAGGAGCAGGGAGGTGGAGAAAGGGAGGCGATCCAGGAGCAGGGAGGTGGAGAAAGGGAGGCGATCCAGGAGCAGGGAGGTGGTCAAAGGGAGGCGATCCAGGAGCAGGGAGGTGGAGAAAGGGAGGCGATCCAGGAGCAGGGAGGTGGTCAAAGGGAGGCGATCCAGGAGCAGGGAGGTGGAGAAAGGGAGGCGATCCAAGAGCAGGGAG GTGGAGAAAGGGAGGCGATCCAAGAGCAGGGAGGTGGTCAAAGGGAGGCGATCCAAGAGCAGGGAGGTGGTCAAAGGGAGGCGATCCAGGAGCAGGGAGGTGGAGAAAGGGAGGCGATCCAAGAGCAGGGAGGTGGAGAAAGGGAGGCGATCCAGGAGCAGGGAGGTGGAGAAAGGGAGGCGATCCAAGAGCAGGGAGGTGGTCAAAGGGAGGAGATCCAAGAGCAGGGAGGTGGAGAAAGGGAGGCGATCCAGGAGCAGGGAGGTGGTCAAAGGGAGGCGATCCAGGagcagagaaaagagggagaaagggaaggagagtGCTCCTCAGAGGGCCAGGCATGACTCATCATCTTCccgttctccttctcctcctcctcctccccccttaaAACCGGAGAtgagggagaggagcagagacacTGCGCGGGAAAAAGACAGGAATAAACTGGACAAAAAGAGACGTGACTCTTcatccccctcgcctccccctgtgaaggagaggagagagaggagcgcagagagggagaggaggactgAGAGAGCTCCGAACTCCAGGCAGACCAATGAAACCAGGAGAGACGCTGGTAAGAGGCTGGAGAAAGAGGCGTCTCCTACCaggaggagggacagaggacgGTCCTCACCTGTCTCCAATGGCTGCCAGCGGGGGAAGGAGGGCGAGAGCGTTAAGGAGAAGGAGCGGCCTCCCAACATGCAGCGGGAACAAGAGGGCGGCAGGAAGAGAGACGAGGAGGTCCGCTCGACggcagagagcaggagaggcgcTGGGAAAGGAGACGAGAAGACGAGCCCCGTGAGGAAGGAGAAACGCCGGGATGAcaaggagaaaggggggagcggcagcagcagcggcagcagtaGTAGcggcagtagcagcagcagcagcggtagTGACAGCgatagctcctcctcctcctcctcctcttcatcgtcctCTGAAGATGAGGGCAAGGCGAAGAAGGAGAAAAGCGCCCCGGCTGCCGTTAGCGCTGCAGTAGAAAGGTATTTGGCAAACGGTCGGAAAGAGAGCCCGGCGTCTGCTcgcgagggggcggggcctccacCCAGccaggggaggagagaaggtggaggagacaaACGGGAGAAGCAGAGACCGCCTGCCGAGAGCAACAAAGGCCAGGAGCGCTACAGCCCCACACAGATGGACAGCCCCAGTCCTCCCCCGTCCGGCAGAGCGCAGCCCGCCAGGTCCTCCCCCTCGGAGGCCCGAGCCGACAGAACCAGGGGGGCcggggaaagggagaggaggggggacagggacACAGCCAGGAGGCCTGCAAGGACCAGCCCCTCAGCCAGGAGGTCACGCTCTCCCTCCCCAAAACACACCACGTCCTCCCCCCCACGTCGGACCCCTCCCCGGCAGTATCAGGAACCCCCGCCCAGATCCAGGAGAGCTTCTCCCCCtccagacaggcagagagagcgggacagggagagggagcgggacagggagagggagcgggacagggagagggaacgggacagagagagggacagagagagggagagggagcgggaacgggacagggagagggagagggagagggaacgggacagggagagggagcgggagCGGGACAGGGAGCGGGTTACCGGTAGAGGTCGGTCCAGAAGCCCCAGAAGGCGCAACAGGTCGAGGTCGAGAAGTCCAAGGAGACAAAGCCCCCCCAACAG GCTGCGGCGCTCCGCCTCCCCACAGCGGcgtcggaggaggagcagtCGCTCAGTCTCCAGAGAGCCGGCGAGAGGAAGGGAAGCCGAGAGGATCAGGCCGAGGGAGCAAGAGAGACCACGGGTGAAGGAGCCCCTCCTCCCCAAAGAAGATCCCCAGCCCCACAGGTCCtactcgtcctcctcgtcctcctccggctcctcctcctcctcctcttcctcttcgtcctcgCCTTCCCCGCAGCGAACGAAGGAGGCCAAAGCACCggcagagagcgaggaggagaaggaggacggaGGGCAGAAAGGCGGTCCTCCCAGAGACTCCTCCCACAACCTGTCCTCAGGTAGCAGAAGCTCCCAGTTGGACTCCAGGCGCTCCGACGCCCCCCCCAGAAAGTCTCCTCCAGACACCAAGCCGCCCCCACGCGGTCCTAGCGGGAAGGGGTCGCCAGGGACGACCCCCCCGCCTCCGCAACCACCGGCGAGGAGCGAGGGCGACGTGAACGGAAAGGAGGAGAGTGGCAACAAGAAGgccaaccagagcagcagcagcagcagcagctcctcctcttcctcctcctcttcctcctcgtcgtcctcctcgtcctcctcctcagacaaCTCCGACTCCGAAGAGGAGCAAGGGAAAGG GACGATCAAAGCTCAGAGTTCTGCTTCGTCATCGGAGAATGAAAAGGAAACCAGCAAGAAGAG ccccgccccccctcagaGGGTTCCCGCTGATTCCCTGAGGGACTCCCGCTCACTCAGCTACTCTCCCCCGAAGTACCTGAGGGCAGCGCCGGCCTCGCCGAGCCGCAG GAGCGGCGGCAGAGCGTCACCGAGCCGCTCGGCGGGCAGCAGGCGGAGGAAATga
- the srrm2 gene encoding serine/arginine repetitive matrix protein 2 isoform X1, which yields MYNGIGLTTPRGSGTNGYVQRNLSSLRVKRPRDERGGERDEKDRERLESQLNRQPNADILEHQRKRQLEVKCAELQDMMEEQGYSAEEIDEKVNTFRMMLQEQQEPAPVPSDRPTATETHALAAANQQKNDRLRAAFGISSDYVDGSSFHADRKEREKEKKEQERLERERQQKYTLVEDSDHSDSPPKKRSRKKKKKNKNRDGSESPSPSPRREKKKSKKKKKKSGMSEEEGGESSSDEKQTSKKKTKKNQSPPVRHRGASSSSADSPSPAPLRSRQPDQTVRTADEGRKGRSPERRRPGQGGEGKRSDHGREKETQGDVEKTSKRRHDSSSPSPPPQAEKNKEREKGRRSRSREVEKGRRSRSREVEKGRRSRSREVVKGRRSRSREVEKGRRSRSREVVKGRRSRSREVEKGRRSKSREVVKGRRSKSREVEKGRRSKSREVVKGRRSKSREVVKGRRSRSREVEKGRRSKSREVEKGRRSRSREVEKGRRSKSREVVKGRRSKSREVEKGRRSRSREVVKGRRSRSREKREKGKESAPQRARHDSSSSRSPSPPPPPPLKPEMRERSRDTAREKDRNKLDKKRRDSSSPSPPPVKERRERSAERERRTERAPNSRQTNETRRDAGKRLEKEASPTRRRDRGRSSPVSNGCQRGKEGESVKEKERPPNMQREQEGGRKRDEEVRSTAESRRGAGKGDEKTSPVRKEKRRDDKEKGGSGSSSGSSSSGSSSSSSGSDSDSSSSSSSSSSSSEDEGKAKKEKSAPAAVSAAVERYLANGRKESPASAREGAGPPPSQGRREGGGDKREKQRPPAESNKGQERYSPTQMDSPSPPPSGRAQPARSSPSEARADRTRGAGERERRGDRDTARRPARTSPSARRSRSPSPKHTTSSPPRRTPPRQYQEPPPRSRRASPPPDRQRERDRERERDRERERDRERERDRERDRERERERERDRERERERERDRERERERDRERVTGRGRSRSPRRRNRSRSRSPRRQSPPNRLRRSASPQRRRRRSSRSVSREPARGREAERIRPREQERPRVKEPLLPKEDPQPHRSYSSSSSSSGSSSSSSSSSSSPSPQRTKEAKAPAESEEEKEDGGQKGGPPRDSSHNLSSGSRSSQLDSRRSDAPPRKSPPDTKPPPRGPSGKGSPGTTPPPPQPPARSEGDVNGKEESGNKKANQSSSSSSSSSSSSSSSSSSSSSSSSSDNSDSEEEQGKGTIKAQSSASSSENEKETSKKSPAPPQRVPADSLRDSRSLSYSPPKYLRAAPASPSRRSGGRASPSRSAGSRRRK from the exons GTATTCAGCCGAAGAAATTGATGAGAAAGTCAACACTTTCCGCATGatgctgcaggagcagcaggagccggCTCCCGTCCCCTCGGACAGACCAAC GGCCACAGAGACTCACGCTCTGGCCGCCGCCAACCAGCAGAAGAACGACCGCCTCCGCGCCGCCTTCGGCATCTCCAGCGACTACGTGGACGGCTCGTCCTTCCACGCCGACcgcaaggagagagagaaggagaagaaggagcaggagcggctggagagggagaggcagcagaaatacAC CCTGGTGGAGGATTCCGATCATTCTGATTCTCCTCCCAAGAAGCGCAGtcggaagaagaaaaagaaaaacaagaatagAGACGG CTCAGAGAGTCCGTCCCCGTCTCCCCgacgagagaagaagaaatccaaaaagaagaagaagaaaag TGGGATGtccgaggaggaaggaggagaaag CTCTTCAGATGAGAAGCAGACGTCAAAGAAGAAAACCAAGAAGAATCAAAGTCCTCCGGTGCGACACAGAggcgcctcctccagctccgccgACAG CCCGTCTCCGGCGCCGCTGAGATCACGGCAACCGGACCAGACTGTGAGGACCGCTGAtgaggggagaaaggggagaTCCCCAGAGAGGAGGCGACCTGgtcagggaggagaaggg AAGAGGTCCGACcatgggagagaaaaggagacgcAGGGTGACGTGGAGAAGACCTCCAAGAGGAGACATGACTCCTCGTCCCCTTCCCCACCTCCgcaggcagaaaaaaacaaggagagggagaaagggaggcgaTCCAGGAGCAGGGAGGTGGAGAAAGGGAGGCGATCCAGGAGCAGGGAGGTGGAGAAAGGGAGGCGATCCAGGAGCAGGGAGGTGGTCAAAGGGAGGCGATCCAGGAGCAGGGAGGTGGAGAAAGGGAGGCGATCCAGGAGCAGGGAGGTGGTCAAAGGGAGGCGATCCAGGAGCAGGGAGGTGGAGAAAGGGAGGCGATCCAAGAGCAGGGAGGTGGTCAAAGGGAGGAGATCCAAGAGCAGGGAGGTGGAGAAAGGGAGGCGATCCAAGAGCAGGGAGGTGGTCAAAGGGAGGCGATCCAAGAGCAGGGAGGTGGTCAAAGGGAGGCGATCCAGGAGCAGGGAGGTGGAGAAAGGGAGGCGATCCAAGAGCAGGGAGGTGGAGAAAGGGAGGCGATCCAGGAGCAGGGAGGTGGAGAAAGGGAGGCGATCCAAGAGCAGGGAGGTGGTCAAAGGGAGGAGATCCAAGAGCAGGGAGGTGGAGAAAGGGAGGCGATCCAGGAGCAGGGAGGTGGTCAAAGGGAGGCGATCCAGGagcagagaaaagagggagaaagggaaggagagtGCTCCTCAGAGGGCCAGGCATGACTCATCATCTTCccgttctccttctcctcctcctcctccccccttaaAACCGGAGAtgagggagaggagcagagacacTGCGCGGGAAAAAGACAGGAATAAACTGGACAAAAAGAGACGTGACTCTTcatccccctcgcctccccctgtgaaggagaggagagagaggagcgcagagagggagaggaggactgAGAGAGCTCCGAACTCCAGGCAGACCAATGAAACCAGGAGAGACGCTGGTAAGAGGCTGGAGAAAGAGGCGTCTCCTACCaggaggagggacagaggacgGTCCTCACCTGTCTCCAATGGCTGCCAGCGGGGGAAGGAGGGCGAGAGCGTTAAGGAGAAGGAGCGGCCTCCCAACATGCAGCGGGAACAAGAGGGCGGCAGGAAGAGAGACGAGGAGGTCCGCTCGACggcagagagcaggagaggcgcTGGGAAAGGAGACGAGAAGACGAGCCCCGTGAGGAAGGAGAAACGCCGGGATGAcaaggagaaaggggggagcggcagcagcagcggcagcagtaGTAGcggcagtagcagcagcagcagcggtagTGACAGCgatagctcctcctcctcctcctcctcttcatcgtcctCTGAAGATGAGGGCAAGGCGAAGAAGGAGAAAAGCGCCCCGGCTGCCGTTAGCGCTGCAGTAGAAAGGTATTTGGCAAACGGTCGGAAAGAGAGCCCGGCGTCTGCTcgcgagggggcggggcctccacCCAGccaggggaggagagaaggtggaggagacaaACGGGAGAAGCAGAGACCGCCTGCCGAGAGCAACAAAGGCCAGGAGCGCTACAGCCCCACACAGATGGACAGCCCCAGTCCTCCCCCGTCCGGCAGAGCGCAGCCCGCCAGGTCCTCCCCCTCGGAGGCCCGAGCCGACAGAACCAGGGGGGCcggggaaagggagaggaggggggacagggacACAGCCAGGAGGCCTGCAAGGACCAGCCCCTCAGCCAGGAGGTCACGCTCTCCCTCCCCAAAACACACCACGTCCTCCCCCCCACGTCGGACCCCTCCCCGGCAGTATCAGGAACCCCCGCCCAGATCCAGGAGAGCTTCTCCCCCtccagacaggcagagagagcgggacagggagagggagcgggacagggagagggagcgggacagggagagggaacgggacagagagagggacagagagagggagagggagcgggaacgggacagggagagggagagggagagggaacgggacagggagagggagcgggagCGGGACAGGGAGCGGGTTACCGGTAGAGGTCGGTCCAGAAGCCCCAGAAGGCGCAACAGGTCGAGGTCGAGAAGTCCAAGGAGACAAAGCCCCCCCAACAG GCTGCGGCGCTCCGCCTCCCCACAGCGGcgtcggaggaggagcagtCGCTCAGTCTCCAGAGAGCCGGCGAGAGGAAGGGAAGCCGAGAGGATCAGGCCGAGGGAGCAAGAGAGACCACGGGTGAAGGAGCCCCTCCTCCCCAAAGAAGATCCCCAGCCCCACAGGTCCtactcgtcctcctcgtcctcctccggctcctcctcctcctcctcttcctcttcgtcctcgCCTTCCCCGCAGCGAACGAAGGAGGCCAAAGCACCggcagagagcgaggaggagaaggaggacggaGGGCAGAAAGGCGGTCCTCCCAGAGACTCCTCCCACAACCTGTCCTCAGGTAGCAGAAGCTCCCAGTTGGACTCCAGGCGCTCCGACGCCCCCCCCAGAAAGTCTCCTCCAGACACCAAGCCGCCCCCACGCGGTCCTAGCGGGAAGGGGTCGCCAGGGACGACCCCCCCGCCTCCGCAACCACCGGCGAGGAGCGAGGGCGACGTGAACGGAAAGGAGGAGAGTGGCAACAAGAAGgccaaccagagcagcagcagcagcagcagctcctcctcttcctcctcctcttcctcctcgtcgtcctcctcgtcctcctcctcagacaaCTCCGACTCCGAAGAGGAGCAAGGGAAAGG GACGATCAAAGCTCAGAGTTCTGCTTCGTCATCGGAGAATGAAAAGGAAACCAGCAAGAAGAG ccccgccccccctcagaGGGTTCCCGCTGATTCCCTGAGGGACTCCCGCTCACTCAGCTACTCTCCCCCGAAGTACCTGAGGGCAGCGCCGGCCTCGCCGAGCCGCAG GAGCGGCGGCAGAGCGTCACCGAGCCGCTCGGCGGGCAGCAGGCGGAGGAAATga